A window of Micromonospora sp. WMMC415 genomic DNA:
GCACGACGTCCAGCGGCTGCTCGTCGCCGTACTCCCAGGGCCGGGACCCGCCGCTAACCTCGCCGGCGGCGCCGGCCGAGCGCAGGTCGTGCTGACCGCGCGGCCCGGCGGTCAGGTCGGCGAAGACCCGCCGCAACGCGGTCCCACCGAGCCGGCGCAGCGCCTTCGGGCTGAGGGTCAACCCCTCCGCGTCCCGGTTCACCCAGCCCTGCCGGCGCAGCTCCCGCTCCAGCTCCCGCAGCCGGCGTACGTCGTCGGCGGCGTCCCGCCCGAGCGTCCGGGCCACCGCGTCGACGTCGACGTCGTCCAGGGTGGCGCCCGGGTGCTCCTGCTCGAGGGCGTCGAGCAGGTCGTCCAGCTCGCCGATCTCGTCGAGCGCGCCGGCCGCGTCCGCGTACCCGAGGGGTTGCTCGCCCCGGACCCGCTCCCCGCGACCCCAGCGCAGGTCGGGCCGGAGCGCCCGCAGGTTCGCGTCGAGCGAGGCCAGCTCGCCGGCCAGCCGGTCGCCCAGCGACTGGCGCATCAGCCCGGCCAGCTCCTCGCGCTGCCGGTCGGAGAGCGAGTTCATCAGCCGCTGCCCGGCCGCCGCCCGGCGGGCCAGGACGTCGACCAGCTCGTCGGTGTCGCGCGGCTGCTCGGGGAAGAACTCGCCGTGCCGGCGCATGAACTCGGCGAACGCGTCGGTGGTGTCCTCGGCCCGGGCGTGCCGGGCCAGCAGCTCGTTCAGGTCGCGCATCAGCTCGGCCAGCCGCTGCTGCGCGGCCGGGTCCGCCGACGCCCGGACGGCGTCGCGCAGCCCGGCGAAGCGTTGCCCGAGCACGTCGTCGCGCAGCCCGTCGAGGATGCGCTGGTACGTCGCCCGGGCCTCCGCGCTGGCCCACTCGTAGCCGGCCAGCTCCTCCACCGCCCGGGCCGTCGAGCGGGGCAGGTTGTCCAGCACCGCCTCGGCGAACCGCGCGCCCTCGTCGTCGCGACCACGGAGCTCGTCCCGCTCGGCGGCGAGCGCCTGGTCGAGCAGCGCCCGCGCGCGGGTCACCGCGCCGTCCAGGTCGCCCCGGCGCAGCGCCTCCCGCCGCAGCCGGCGCGCCCGCGCGGCCAGGTCGTCGAGGCCGCCCCGTCCCTGCGGACCGCGTCGCAGCAGGTTACGCAGCGCCTCCCGGAGGCTGCCGCCGGCGAGCACCTCGGCGCCGACGTCGTCGACGGCCGCCCGCACGTCGTACGGGGGCGCGAGCGGGTCGGGGCCGCCGCGCCACTGCCCGTACCGGAACCGGTCGCCGGCCATGGTCAGTCCCGGCCGCCGTAGCGGGTCCGGCCGGAGTCGGTGACGTCCTTGCCGAGCCGGCGGGTCAGGTGCAGCCCTTCGAGCACGAACTCGACGCCGGCGGCGGCCTGCTCGGGGCTGGGCGCGTCGCCGAGACCGAGCCGGTCGAGCACCTTGGCCAGGCCGGGGACCGTGCCGACCTGCCGGAGCAGCTCCGCCGAGCTGACCAGTTCACCGGTCTCGATCACCCGGTCGTCGTCGACGAGGGCGGTGAAGCCGGAGAGGTCCAGCCCGGCCAGCCGGGCCCGGAACGTCTCCACGGTGGCGGTCCGCAGCAGGTGCCCGAGGATCTCGATCTCGCGCCCCTCCTCACCGCTCTCGAACTCGACCTTCCCCCGCAGCGTGCTCGTCACCGAAACCGCATCCCCCACCCGCGCCACCGGTGTAAGGAAGGGACCCTTGTTATCGCCTCCGGTTGTATAAGGGTCCCTTCCTAACGCCTCG
This region includes:
- a CDS encoding VWA domain-containing protein produces the protein MAGDRFRYGQWRGGPDPLAPPYDVRAAVDDVGAEVLAGGSLREALRNLLRRGPQGRGGLDDLAARARRLRREALRRGDLDGAVTRARALLDQALAAERDELRGRDDEGARFAEAVLDNLPRSTARAVEELAGYEWASAEARATYQRILDGLRDDVLGQRFAGLRDAVRASADPAAQQRLAELMRDLNELLARHARAEDTTDAFAEFMRRHGEFFPEQPRDTDELVDVLARRAAAGQRLMNSLSDRQREELAGLMRQSLGDRLAGELASLDANLRALRPDLRWGRGERVRGEQPLGYADAAGALDEIGELDDLLDALEQEHPGATLDDVDVDAVARTLGRDAADDVRRLRELERELRRQGWVNRDAEGLTLSPKALRRLGGTALRRVFADLTAGPRGQHDLRSAGAAGEVSGGSRPWEYGDEQPLDVVRTLTRAVRRSGTGVPVQLAVEDFEVVETERRASAAVVLCVDLSYSMISQGRWGPMKQTALALAHLMATRFPQDALQIVGFGREALPLTQQELAAVEPDLQQGTNLQHALRLAGRHLRRHPDAEPVVLVVTDGEPTAHLDPDDGEALFHWPPLPETVEATIREVDRLSRYGATLNLFLLGDDPGLRRFMAAVARRSKGRLFTPDPEDLGEYVVSDYLRARHGRR